A section of the Amycolatopsis sp. AA4 genome encodes:
- a CDS encoding TldD/PmbA family protein, with amino-acid sequence MSAGIDEAFLALPLSGLADAALSRARELGADQASFRFERVRKAHSAVHDRTVRGSVDETVTGLSVRVRRRDGTGFAATSEATPDAAARASEEAVAVAEASAALGGRTAEPVQEPVYSGETWVSPAAVDPFSAPEAERTGVLLDWSSRLLSADPVKQVVAHLFAVKENKFYADSAGTVTTQQRIRLHPLVFVTGAAAALRTLGPPAGRGLEYLDGDGWDWDAELAALPGQLAEKERATPVEPGVRDLVLDPSNLWLTLHESVGHATELDRVLGHEASYAGTSFAAPESLGSLRFGSSLMNVTADRTAPHGLATIGFDDEGVAAQSWPLVENGVLTGFQSDRGTARAIGARRSNGCSFAESARHVPLPRMPNVSLCPVPDGPGVEDLISGVGEGIYLAGSDSFSIDTRREHFQFSAQRAYRIRGGRLAGQLSGVAYQARTTAFWRALAALGGPSSYRVFGADMCGKGQPMQTSATSHGCPAAVFAGISVVRAG; translated from the coding sequence ATGTCCGCGGGGATTGACGAAGCCTTCCTCGCGCTGCCGCTTTCCGGTCTCGCCGACGCCGCGTTGAGCCGGGCCCGAGAACTCGGCGCGGACCAGGCGTCATTCCGGTTCGAACGCGTCCGGAAGGCGCATTCCGCAGTGCACGACCGAACTGTGCGCGGCAGCGTCGACGAGACGGTCACCGGCCTGTCGGTGCGCGTGCGGCGTCGCGATGGCACCGGGTTCGCCGCCACCTCCGAAGCCACGCCCGACGCGGCGGCGCGAGCTTCCGAAGAAGCTGTCGCGGTGGCCGAGGCTTCCGCCGCTCTCGGCGGACGGACCGCCGAACCGGTGCAAGAACCCGTGTACAGCGGCGAAACCTGGGTCTCCCCCGCGGCTGTCGACCCGTTCTCGGCACCAGAGGCGGAGCGCACCGGCGTCCTTCTCGACTGGAGCAGCCGCCTGCTGTCGGCGGACCCGGTCAAACAGGTCGTCGCCCACCTGTTCGCCGTCAAAGAGAACAAGTTCTACGCAGATTCCGCGGGCACCGTCACCACCCAGCAACGGATCCGGCTGCATCCGCTGGTGTTCGTCACCGGCGCCGCGGCCGCGCTGCGCACACTGGGCCCGCCCGCCGGCCGGGGACTGGAATACCTCGACGGCGACGGCTGGGACTGGGACGCCGAACTCGCCGCCCTGCCCGGGCAACTCGCGGAGAAAGAGCGCGCGACGCCGGTCGAACCCGGAGTCCGCGACCTCGTCCTCGACCCGTCGAACCTGTGGCTGACCCTGCACGAATCGGTCGGCCACGCGACCGAACTGGATCGCGTGCTCGGGCACGAAGCGTCCTACGCGGGCACGAGCTTCGCCGCGCCGGAAAGCCTCGGCTCGCTCCGCTTCGGCTCGTCGCTGATGAACGTGACCGCGGACCGCACGGCTCCGCACGGCCTGGCCACCATCGGTTTCGACGACGAAGGCGTCGCCGCGCAGTCGTGGCCGCTCGTGGAAAACGGCGTGCTCACCGGATTCCAGTCCGACCGCGGCACCGCGCGGGCGATCGGGGCCCGGCGCTCCAACGGATGCTCTTTCGCCGAATCGGCCCGGCATGTCCCGCTGCCGCGGATGCCCAACGTGTCGCTGTGTCCCGTGCCGGACGGCCCCGGCGTGGAAGACCTCATTTCCGGGGTGGGCGAAGGCATTTACCTCGCCGGCTCGGACAGTTTTTCCATCGACACCCGGCGCGAGCACTTCCAGTTCTCCGCGCAGCGCGCCTACCGCATCCGCGGCGGCAGGCTGGCCGGGCAGCTCTCCGGAGTCGCCTACCAGGCACGGACCACCGCGTTCTGGCGCGCGCTCGCCGCGCTCGGCGGGCCGTCGAGCTACCGCGTGTTCGGCGCCGACATGTGCGGCAAGGGCCAGCCGATGCAGACCTCCGCGACGAGCCACGGCTGTCCCGCCGCGGTGTTCGCCGGAATATCGGTCGTCAGGGCCGGGTGA
- a CDS encoding DegT/DnrJ/EryC1/StrS aminotransferase family protein: MPQRVWGYLNEYAAERDDILDAVDTVFRSGQLVLGASVRGFEREFAEYHGVRHCVGVDNGTNAIALALRACDVGPGDEVVTVSHTAAPTVVAIDAAGATPVLVDIRADGTYLMDADQVEASVTPRTRAIVAVHLYGQCADLTALRGIADRHGLRLIEDCAQAHGARRDGARAGTVGDLAAFSFYPTKVLGAYGDGGAVLTDLDDLAGALRRLRYYGMADTYHVVRTPGFNARLDEVQAEILRRKLRRLDGYIAARRAIAARYDAALAGVEAVRTPVVAPGNTHVYYLYVVRHPERDRILARLSDEDIALTVSYPWPVHRQTGFLRLGYRKGDLPVAEQAAEEIFSLPMYPSLPPADQDRVLDALLRAIG, encoded by the coding sequence GTGCCGCAACGAGTCTGGGGATACCTGAACGAGTACGCCGCCGAACGGGACGACATTCTCGACGCGGTGGACACGGTTTTCCGTTCGGGGCAGCTCGTGCTCGGGGCCAGTGTCCGGGGGTTCGAGCGGGAATTCGCGGAATACCACGGAGTCCGGCATTGCGTCGGCGTCGACAACGGGACGAACGCGATCGCCCTCGCGCTGCGCGCCTGTGACGTCGGTCCGGGCGACGAGGTCGTCACGGTGTCCCATACCGCCGCGCCGACAGTGGTCGCGATCGACGCGGCCGGGGCGACTCCGGTGCTGGTGGACATCCGTGCCGACGGCACCTACCTGATGGACGCCGACCAGGTCGAGGCGTCGGTCACGCCGCGGACCCGGGCCATTGTCGCGGTGCACCTCTACGGGCAGTGCGCCGATCTGACGGCCCTGCGCGGGATCGCGGACCGGCACGGGCTGCGGCTGATCGAGGACTGCGCGCAGGCCCACGGCGCGCGCCGCGACGGGGCCCGGGCGGGCACTGTCGGCGATCTCGCAGCGTTTTCCTTCTACCCCACCAAAGTGCTCGGCGCCTATGGCGACGGCGGCGCGGTTCTCACCGACCTCGACGACCTGGCGGGCGCGCTGCGCAGGCTGCGCTATTACGGGATGGCCGATACCTATCACGTGGTGCGGACGCCGGGGTTCAACGCGCGACTCGACGAGGTCCAGGCGGAGATCCTGCGCCGCAAGCTGCGCAGGCTCGACGGCTACATCGCCGCCCGGCGCGCGATCGCCGCGCGCTACGACGCGGCGCTGGCCGGGGTCGAGGCGGTCCGCACGCCGGTCGTCGCGCCGGGCAACACGCACGTGTACTACCTGTACGTGGTCCGGCACCCCGAGCGGGACCGGATCCTCGCGCGGTTGAGCGACGAGGACATCGCCTTGACCGTCAGCTACCCCTGGCCGGTGCACCGGCAGACCGGGTTTCTCCGGCTGGGGTACCGGAAAGGCGATCTGCCGGTCGCCGAGCAGGCGGCGGAGGAGATCTTCTCGCTGCCGATGTACCCGTCGCTGCCGCCCGCCGACCAGGACCGCGTGCTCGACGCACTGCTGCGCGCGATCGGCTGA
- a CDS encoding class I SAM-dependent methyltransferase, with the protein MCSGPVEEFLDLGLQPISQQYREPDDTSDEFRFRLAVGQCGTCTLVQQLDEVPPELMFRADYPFLSSSSSRMSRHFLGVAENLLRTALAGPDPFLVEIGSNDGIILRAAQRAGVRHLGFEPSGEVADIAAAQGVRVRKEFFGEDSAREVADVDGKADVIFAANTVSHIPDLGEVFRGVHALLAPDGVFVFEDPYAGDVVEKTAFDQIYDEHFYLFSARSVREAARRFGFELVDVRRVPVHGGEVRYTLARSGRRQPSPAVGSLLADEEARKLTAPATLAGFAERASGVRERLGAELSALRRSGARVVGYGATAKSATLLNYCGIGPELLPFICDSTAGKQGLVTPGTHIPVRPPEEFARPYPDYALLLAWNHAEEIVAKEPGFRESGGRWLVHVPEVRLL; encoded by the coding sequence ATGTGCAGCGGGCCGGTCGAGGAGTTTCTCGACCTGGGGCTCCAGCCGATCTCGCAGCAGTACCGGGAGCCGGACGACACCTCCGACGAGTTCCGCTTCCGGCTCGCGGTCGGGCAGTGCGGCACGTGCACGCTGGTGCAGCAGCTCGACGAGGTTCCGCCCGAGCTGATGTTCCGGGCGGACTACCCGTTTCTCTCGTCCAGTTCGAGCCGGATGAGCCGGCATTTCCTCGGCGTGGCCGAGAACCTGCTCCGCACCGCGCTCGCCGGGCCCGATCCGTTCCTCGTCGAGATCGGCAGCAACGACGGGATAATCCTGCGCGCGGCACAGCGGGCCGGGGTGCGGCACCTGGGCTTCGAACCGTCCGGCGAGGTGGCGGACATCGCCGCCGCACAAGGCGTACGGGTCAGGAAGGAGTTCTTCGGCGAAGACTCCGCCCGGGAGGTCGCGGACGTCGACGGGAAAGCCGACGTGATCTTCGCGGCGAACACGGTGAGCCACATCCCGGACCTGGGCGAGGTCTTCCGCGGGGTGCACGCGCTGCTCGCGCCGGACGGCGTGTTCGTTTTCGAGGACCCGTATGCGGGAGACGTCGTGGAGAAGACGGCGTTCGACCAGATTTACGACGAGCACTTCTACCTGTTCTCGGCGCGGTCGGTGCGGGAAGCGGCGCGGCGGTTCGGCTTCGAATTGGTCGACGTGCGGCGGGTGCCCGTGCACGGTGGCGAGGTCCGGTACACCTTGGCTCGGAGCGGCCGCCGGCAGCCGTCGCCCGCGGTCGGCTCGCTTCTCGCCGACGAGGAGGCACGGAAGCTGACGGCGCCGGCGACGCTGGCCGGTTTCGCCGAGAGAGCTTCGGGGGTGCGGGAAAGGCTCGGCGCGGAACTGTCGGCGCTGCGGCGATCGGGCGCCCGGGTGGTCGGCTACGGCGCGACGGCGAAGAGCGCCACCCTCCTCAACTACTGCGGGATCGGCCCGGAGCTGCTGCCGTTCATCTGCGACTCGACGGCGGGCAAACAGGGCTTGGTGACGCCGGGGACGCACATCCCGGTGCGGCCGCCCGAAGAGTTCGCCCGGCCCTACCCGGACTACGCCCTGCTGCTCGCTTGGAACCACGCGGAGGAAATAGTGGCGAAGGAGCCGGGATTCCGGGAGAGCGGCGGCCGGTGGCTGGTTCATGTTCCCGAGGTGCGCCTGCTATGA
- a CDS encoding NDP-hexose 2,3-dehydratase family protein, with the protein MTSGTRARAAPHPDDVVDSLPAFRAWWAQRCAANRIDVAEAALDDLAGWEFEPDTGNLTHVSGRFFSVAGLEGVRGGEVVTRQPVICQPEIGILGILVAEHRGVTYCLLQAKAEPGNCNGVQLSPTVQATRSNYTQVHGGRRPPYLEHFAGVATRRIRADAIQSEQGCWFWHKSNRNMIVRAEEPVAAEPNFAWLPLRLVRALLTVPNLVNMDTRTVLSGMPADVPEIRAERAADPFRAALLRSWRGTQALHTERAVLSWFASAKAECDEHARTIPLNAVDGWLRGRHEIVDRERSRFRVVGVRVRAADREVARWAQPMLEPYGTGVATLLVRVFDGVAHLLFQAKPEFGLLDRVELAPTVQALATEPIPDAERSWWPGHGTVRFDTVLSEEGGRFRNALTRYRIVEVGPEVALTPSPRHRWLAMHQVSALIRHGHYFNVEARTLVSCLGTLLARDRTG; encoded by the coding sequence ATGACGAGCGGAACGAGGGCACGCGCGGCGCCGCACCCGGACGACGTCGTCGATTCGCTGCCCGCTTTCCGCGCGTGGTGGGCGCAGCGGTGCGCGGCGAACCGGATCGACGTCGCCGAAGCGGCGCTCGATGACCTGGCCGGCTGGGAGTTCGAGCCGGACACCGGGAACCTCACGCACGTCAGCGGCCGGTTCTTCTCCGTCGCCGGGCTGGAAGGCGTCCGCGGCGGCGAGGTCGTCACGCGGCAGCCGGTCATCTGCCAGCCCGAGATCGGCATCCTGGGCATCCTCGTGGCCGAGCACCGCGGCGTCACCTACTGCCTCCTGCAGGCCAAGGCGGAACCGGGAAACTGCAACGGGGTGCAGCTCTCGCCTACCGTGCAGGCCACCCGCAGCAACTACACCCAGGTCCACGGCGGGCGCAGGCCGCCGTATCTGGAGCACTTCGCCGGGGTGGCGACGCGGCGGATCCGCGCCGACGCGATCCAATCCGAGCAAGGCTGCTGGTTCTGGCACAAAAGCAACCGGAACATGATCGTGCGCGCCGAGGAACCGGTCGCGGCCGAGCCGAATTTCGCCTGGCTGCCGCTGCGCCTGGTGCGGGCCCTGCTGACCGTGCCGAACCTGGTCAACATGGACACCCGCACGGTGCTGTCCGGCATGCCCGCCGACGTCCCCGAGATCCGGGCCGAGAGGGCCGCCGACCCGTTCCGCGCCGCACTGCTGCGGTCCTGGCGCGGGACACAGGCGCTGCACACCGAACGGGCCGTGCTGAGCTGGTTCGCCTCGGCGAAGGCGGAGTGCGACGAGCACGCCCGGACGATCCCGCTGAACGCGGTCGACGGGTGGCTGCGCGGCAGGCACGAAATCGTCGACCGGGAACGGTCGCGGTTCCGCGTCGTCGGGGTGCGCGTGCGGGCCGCCGACCGGGAAGTCGCCCGGTGGGCCCAGCCGATGCTGGAACCGTACGGCACCGGGGTGGCCACCCTCCTGGTCCGCGTGTTCGACGGGGTAGCGCACCTGCTGTTCCAGGCGAAGCCGGAGTTCGGGCTGCTTGACCGGGTCGAGCTGGCTCCGACCGTCCAGGCGCTGGCGACCGAGCCGATCCCGGACGCCGAACGGTCGTGGTGGCCCGGGCACGGCACGGTCCGGTTCGACACCGTGCTGTCCGAGGAGGGCGGCCGGTTCCGCAACGCGCTGACCCGGTACCGGATAGTCGAGGTGGGCCCGGAGGTGGCGCTGACGCCGTCGCCGCGGCATCGCTGGCTGGCCATGCACCAGGTGAGCGCGCTGATCCGACACGGCCACTACTTCAACGTCGAGGCGCGCACGCTGGTGTCGTGCCTCGGGACGCTGCTCGCCCGGGATCGCACGGGATGA
- the add gene encoding adenosine deaminase codes for MTPDEFPAALPKAELHVHLLGSASPGTVAELARRHPGRGVPAEPAEVAKYCEFTDFAHFLAVYTAVNRVVTTGADIEALVAGLAADLARDNVRYAEVTVTPLSHRKAGIAPRELAEALGSGRRIARGLGVELSWVFDVSGDDGPPGAEATLDWVLRESPSGTVGFGLGGPEAGVPRRLFRDVFARAKAAGLHSVPHAGETTGPDEVWSAVRDLGAERVGHGIASARDPRLLRHLADHGITLEICPTSNLRTRAVPSLAEHPLRRILAAGVPVALGTDDPGLFGTSPNAEFRTCRDRLGLSEAELATLVRHSVAAAFCAPEVAAGLLGDLDRLVLARSI; via the coding sequence GTGACCCCGGACGAATTCCCGGCCGCGCTGCCGAAAGCCGAACTGCACGTCCACCTCCTGGGTTCGGCGAGCCCCGGCACCGTCGCGGAACTGGCCCGCCGCCATCCCGGACGCGGCGTGCCCGCCGAACCCGCCGAAGTCGCGAAGTACTGCGAGTTCACCGATTTCGCCCATTTCCTCGCGGTCTACACCGCCGTGAACCGGGTGGTCACGACCGGAGCCGACATCGAAGCACTGGTCGCCGGGCTCGCCGCCGACCTGGCCCGCGACAACGTGCGCTACGCCGAGGTGACCGTCACCCCGCTCTCCCACCGCAAAGCCGGGATCGCACCGCGCGAACTCGCCGAGGCACTCGGCTCCGGCCGCCGGATCGCGCGCGGCCTCGGCGTCGAGCTGAGCTGGGTGTTCGACGTCTCCGGAGACGACGGCCCGCCGGGCGCGGAGGCGACGCTGGACTGGGTGTTGCGCGAAAGCCCTTCCGGCACCGTGGGATTCGGGCTCGGCGGGCCGGAAGCCGGTGTCCCGCGGCGGCTGTTCCGCGACGTGTTCGCCCGAGCGAAGGCAGCCGGGCTGCACAGCGTGCCGCACGCGGGCGAGACCACCGGACCGGACGAGGTCTGGTCCGCGGTCAGGGACCTCGGCGCCGAGCGCGTCGGGCACGGAATCGCGAGCGCGCGGGATCCCCGGCTGCTGCGGCACCTCGCCGACCACGGCATCACCCTCGAAATCTGCCCGACCTCCAACCTCCGCACCCGCGCCGTCCCTTCGCTCGCCGAACACCCGCTGCGGCGGATACTGGCCGCGGGGGTCCCGGTCGCGCTCGGCACCGACGACCCGGGGCTGTTCGGCACGTCGCCGAACGCGGAATTCCGGACGTGCCGCGACCGCCTCGGCCTTTCCGAGGCCGAACTCGCGACCCTCGTCCGGCACAGTGTCGCCGCCGCGTTCTGCGCCCCGGAGGTCGCCGCCGGGCTGCTCGGCGACTTGGACCGGCTGGTCCTTGCCCGATCGATTTAA
- a CDS encoding metallopeptidase TldD-related protein, which translates to MRWAAERAVAASRDCDSCLAIAEETSAAHLRWSRNSLTANGFTRAQRLTVVAVAGDRAGVVAREGDLSPEAITGMVRAAERTARRAPPAPDAQPLPSGESPDWAEPPVRTSFDDFGGLIPALAEVFERDARFSGYAERQVRTTYAASSTGLRRRHVQPSAILDLTAENRRSSSWAGASAADFAAVDLAATADEATARLHRTPRRIPLPAGDYEVLLAPSAAADFMLRFHQSANALEALGGGSAFSAPGGGTRVGERLAGVPVTLYSDPAEQGLECAPFVLALASTAADSVFDNGMPLSRTEWIGGGVLSALTQTRYSARKSGLRYTPKIDNLVLDGGSGTLADLIASTRRGLLVSSVWYLREADPRSLLLAGVTRDGVQLVENGEIAGPVRDFRFNESPLSLLARLAEAGRTERTLPREWHGYCTRTAMPPLRVSDFGVGP; encoded by the coding sequence GTGCGGTGGGCGGCGGAACGAGCCGTAGCGGCGAGCCGGGACTGCGATTCGTGCCTCGCCATCGCCGAGGAGACTTCGGCCGCGCACCTCCGCTGGTCACGGAACTCGTTGACTGCCAACGGCTTCACTCGGGCGCAGCGGCTCACGGTCGTCGCGGTCGCCGGGGACCGCGCCGGCGTGGTCGCGAGAGAGGGGGACCTCTCTCCCGAGGCGATCACCGGAATGGTCCGGGCCGCGGAGCGCACCGCGCGCCGGGCCCCGCCCGCGCCCGACGCCCAGCCGCTGCCCTCCGGCGAGTCGCCGGACTGGGCGGAGCCCCCGGTTCGGACGTCCTTCGACGACTTCGGCGGGTTGATCCCCGCGCTGGCGGAGGTGTTCGAGCGCGACGCCCGCTTCTCCGGCTACGCCGAGCGCCAGGTGCGCACGACTTATGCCGCGTCGTCCACCGGCCTGCGGCGGCGCCATGTCCAGCCTTCCGCGATCCTCGACCTCACGGCGGAGAACCGGCGGTCTTCCAGCTGGGCCGGTGCGAGCGCGGCGGACTTCGCGGCGGTGGACCTGGCGGCGACGGCGGACGAGGCGACGGCGAGGCTGCACCGGACGCCGCGGCGGATCCCGCTTCCCGCGGGCGACTACGAGGTGCTGCTGGCGCCGTCGGCCGCCGCCGACTTCATGCTCCGGTTCCACCAGTCGGCGAACGCGCTGGAGGCGCTCGGCGGCGGTTCCGCGTTCAGCGCGCCCGGCGGCGGGACCCGCGTCGGCGAGCGGCTGGCCGGCGTTCCGGTGACGCTCTACAGCGATCCCGCCGAGCAGGGCCTGGAATGCGCGCCGTTCGTCCTCGCGCTCGCGTCCACCGCGGCGGATTCGGTCTTCGACAACGGGATGCCCCTGTCGCGCACGGAATGGATCGGCGGCGGGGTGCTCAGCGCACTGACCCAGACCCGGTACTCCGCGCGGAAAAGCGGCCTCCGGTACACGCCGAAGATCGACAACCTGGTGCTGGACGGCGGCAGCGGCACGCTGGCGGACCTGATCGCGAGCACCCGCCGCGGCCTGCTGGTGTCGTCCGTCTGGTATCTGCGCGAAGCAGATCCGCGGTCGTTGCTGCTCGCCGGGGTCACCCGCGACGGCGTCCAGCTCGTCGAGAACGGCGAGATCGCCGGCCCGGTGCGCGACTTCCGGTTCAACGAAAGCCCGCTGTCCCTGCTCGCGCGGCTCGCCGAAGCCGGCCGGACCGAGCGGACCCTGCCGAGGGAGTGGCACGGCTACTGCACCCGGACCGCCATGCCGCCGCTGCGCGTCTCGGACTTCGGCGTCGGCCCGTGA
- a CDS encoding carboxymuconolactone decarboxylase family protein, with protein MAHIELGSGQPGILGLFAFRPETAKPLSELAEVLLRGPSTLSRGERELIAAVVSRGNECFFCASAHGAVAAAQLAGGAEAVESAARDADGASISDKLKALLKIASQVREGGRSVDAAAVLSAKTAGATDLEIHDTVLIAAAFCMFNRYVDGLATFAPSDPASYANQAKKIVDDGYLAVGRG; from the coding sequence ATGGCGCACATCGAGCTCGGCTCCGGACAGCCCGGAATACTGGGATTGTTCGCCTTCCGCCCGGAGACGGCGAAACCGCTCTCCGAACTCGCCGAGGTGCTGCTGCGCGGGCCGAGCACGCTGAGCCGCGGCGAGCGCGAGCTGATCGCCGCCGTGGTTTCGCGGGGCAACGAGTGCTTCTTCTGCGCCTCGGCGCACGGTGCGGTGGCCGCGGCGCAGCTCGCCGGCGGTGCGGAAGCGGTCGAGTCGGCGGCGCGGGACGCCGATGGGGCATCGATCTCGGACAAGCTGAAGGCGTTGCTCAAGATCGCGTCGCAGGTGCGGGAGGGCGGGCGCTCGGTCGACGCGGCTGCCGTCCTCAGCGCGAAGACCGCTGGCGCGACGGACCTGGAGATCCATGACACGGTGTTGATCGCCGCGGCTTTCTGCATGTTCAACCGCTACGTCGACGGCCTCGCGACATTCGCGCCGAGCGACCCGGCCTCGTATGCGAATCAGGCGAAGAAAATCGTCGATGACGGTTACCTCGCGGTCGGCCGCGGCTGA
- a CDS encoding NAD(P)-dependent oxidoreductase, translating into MTEPLIVLLGATGVIGSAVAASLAERPVRVRAASRRSGDLRNPEELRKAVDGADAVVCLLADHRTPSLDSGVMAGLLDAKPPVVIYAGTVTQVGVPPRSLLDGTEEDRPATAFERDKHAAERALLLATAEGAVRGVSIRLPTVYGHSAANGRFDSGALTSVLRRAIAGEPLTMWHDGTVRRDLLHVRDAAAAVLAALDHADELAGRHWLAGTGVGTPLGDAFRTVAEIVARRTDTAPVPVVAVPPPRPLSAAELASMVVDPTAFQERTGWAARMSVRTGLEETVAAALP; encoded by the coding sequence ATGACCGAGCCGCTGATCGTGCTGCTCGGGGCGACGGGCGTGATCGGTTCCGCCGTGGCCGCGTCGCTTGCGGAACGGCCGGTGCGGGTGCGCGCGGCGAGCCGCCGGTCCGGGGACCTCCGGAACCCGGAAGAGCTTCGCAAGGCGGTGGACGGCGCGGATGCCGTCGTTTGCCTCCTCGCCGACCATCGTACGCCGTCGCTCGATTCCGGGGTGATGGCCGGACTTCTCGACGCCAAGCCGCCGGTCGTGATCTACGCGGGCACGGTCACGCAGGTCGGTGTGCCGCCGCGGAGCCTCCTGGACGGCACCGAGGAGGACAGGCCGGCCACCGCGTTCGAAAGGGACAAGCACGCGGCCGAACGTGCCCTCCTGCTGGCGACCGCGGAAGGCGCCGTGCGCGGGGTGTCCATCCGACTTCCCACGGTCTACGGGCACAGCGCCGCGAACGGCCGATTCGACAGCGGAGCGCTCACCTCTGTGCTCCGCCGCGCGATCGCGGGCGAGCCGTTGACCATGTGGCACGACGGAACCGTGCGGCGCGATCTGCTCCACGTGCGGGACGCCGCGGCGGCGGTGCTGGCGGCACTGGACCATGCCGACGAACTCGCCGGCCGGCACTGGCTCGCCGGCACTGGCGTGGGAACCCCGCTCGGCGACGCGTTCCGGACGGTCGCCGAGATCGTCGCCCGCCGGACGGACACCGCGCCGGTTCCGGTGGTCGCCGTGCCGCCGCCGCGCCCGTTGAGCGCCGCCGAGCTGGCGAGCATGGTCGTCGATCCCACGGCGTTCCAGGAGCGGACCGGGTGGGCGGCGCGGATGTCCGTCCGAACCGGTCTGGAGGAAACCGTCGCGGCGGCCCTGCCGTGA
- a CDS encoding maleylpyruvate isomerase N-terminal domain-containing protein: MAGPITESSWRAVRGSLARTAERFARLVETAEHPEAAAIGRWTVAETAAHVATVAELYAAVLPGVSPPRPIPGAAARVEATALDELGDLNALALDQLTERAPAALAERVAEDVGRLLDAGRTAEPDQLVSWLGGARLPLAGCYAHLLNELHLHGRDIASAIGARWPIPHNDAAMAFELFLVQLLSHDTGRLLVHEPFSDRPVSVRFRSRYTAPVVLEARRDRIAVLPGDHPADAQLHFQPAALMQVLFGRLSVVRAACTGKTLVWGRKPWSLARFLGAVRFP; the protein is encoded by the coding sequence GTGGCCGGGCCGATCACCGAAAGCAGCTGGCGGGCGGTGCGCGGTTCGCTCGCCCGAACGGCGGAAAGATTCGCCCGGCTCGTCGAGACGGCGGAGCATCCGGAGGCCGCGGCGATCGGCCGCTGGACGGTGGCCGAGACAGCCGCGCACGTCGCGACCGTGGCGGAGCTTTACGCCGCGGTGCTGCCGGGCGTGTCGCCGCCCCGCCCGATCCCCGGGGCAGCGGCGCGAGTCGAAGCCACCGCGCTGGACGAACTCGGCGACCTCAACGCTCTCGCCCTCGACCAGCTGACCGAACGCGCTCCCGCTGCCCTGGCCGAGCGGGTCGCCGAGGATGTCGGCCGGCTCCTCGACGCGGGCCGGACCGCCGAACCGGACCAGCTGGTGAGCTGGCTGGGCGGCGCGCGCCTGCCGCTGGCCGGCTGCTACGCCCACCTGCTCAACGAACTGCACCTGCACGGCCGCGACATCGCGTCCGCCATTGGCGCACGATGGCCGATCCCGCACAACGACGCCGCGATGGCTTTCGAGCTCTTCCTCGTCCAGCTGCTCTCGCACGACACCGGACGGCTGCTCGTCCACGAACCTTTCTCCGACCGGCCGGTGTCGGTGCGGTTTCGCTCCCGGTACACCGCGCCCGTCGTGCTGGAGGCGCGGCGCGACCGGATAGCGGTCCTGCCAGGCGACCACCCCGCTGACGCGCAGCTGCACTTCCAGCCCGCGGCGCTGATGCAGGTGCTGTTCGGCCGGCTGAGCGTGGTGCGCGCGGCGTGCACCGGGAAAACGTTGGTCTGGGGCCGGAAACCGTGGTCGCTGGCCAGGTTCCTTGGTGCGGTGAGGTTTCCGTAG